In Zingiber officinale cultivar Zhangliang chromosome 3B, Zo_v1.1, whole genome shotgun sequence, a single window of DNA contains:
- the LOC122054992 gene encoding receptor-like protein EIX2: MDSDPKERIVSSPLPTELPASLGSLSLDNNFFSGRLPPWPYLNALSLENNKLEGSISSLCQSTSLQLLVLSNNKFTGQIPHCLGESLRGLQSLNLGNNGFSGTIPSSIRFLTGLTDLELSNNGVSGEPLLLLENCTMLSYVDLAENRFTGIIPHWIGDNLPTLIYLRLRSNMFSGQIPTELAKLQSLQILDLASNDFSGAIPANIGNISAMASSQATIFLLHPIDLHVYSKGQDMYYRQSPDLVNSLDLSSNSLVGDIPEGIGDLASLGSLNLSRNRLTGKIPQSIGGLALIESLDLSMNLLSGNIPESLSSLTFLSYLNLSYNNLSGEIPSGHQLQTLEDPSIYMNNPYLCGPPVSKSCSSNVTVTVTESGEKEYGKNNSDLVWQCISTILGFVMGFWIFCGVIFFKDRWRHAYFSGIDKLFDETVRWAATDTGQVAGVATSTEPVAEATVDSEVPHQNPVLLPGELSSAGYAKIGLFALLDKSLSDWAVLHDQTLRKPYAELSTNNLDSGARAVCINSKPTVPGSRLW, translated from the exons ATGGACTCCGATCCAAAGGAGAGGATTGTCTCGA GTCCATTGCCGACCGAGCTTCCAGCTTCGCTCGGCTCCTTATCCCTCGACAACAATTTCTTCTCGGGGCGCTTGCCTCCATGGCCATACCTCAATGCATTGTCTCTCGAAAACAATAAGCTCGAAGGCAGCATCTCCTCCCTCTGCCAGTCCACATCTCTGCAGCTTCTTGTGCTATCGAACAACAAATTTACAGGACAAATTCCTCACTGTTTGGGGGAGTCGTTGCGAGGTCTTCAGTCATTGAATCTGGGCAACAATGGTTTCTCCGGCACTATTCCAAGCAGCATCAGGTTTCTGACTGGCCTGACCGATCTGGAACTCAGTAACAATGGTGTCTCGGGCGAGCCACTGCTGCTGTTGGAGAATTGCACCATGTTGAGCTATGTCGATCTCGCGGAGAATAGATTCACAGGGATCATACCACATTGGATAGGAGACAATCTTCCGACGCTGATATATTTGCGGTTGCGTTCCAACATGTTCTCAGGGCAAATTCCGACAGAGCTTGCCAAACTTCAAAGCCTTCAGATATTGGATCTCGCAAGCAACGACTTCTCAGGAGCCATACCGGCTAACATTGGCAATATTAGCGCAATGGCTTCATCACAGGCCACGATCTTTCTTCTACATCCGATAGACTTGCATGTGTATTCCAAGGGACAGGATATGTACTATAGGCAAAGCCCGGATCTCGTGAACAGCCTTGATCTTTCGAGCAACAGCTTGGTCGGAGATATTCCGGAAGGAATTGGAGATCTTGCGTCGTTGGGGAGCTTGAATTTGTCGAGAAATCGTTTAACCGGGAAGATTCCTCAGAGCATAGGAGGGCTTGCATTGATTGAATCTCTTGATCTTTCAATGAATCTTCTTTCGGGCAACATTCCCGAAAGCTTATCCTCCTTAACCTTTCTTAGTTACTTGAATCTGTCTTACAACAACTTATCGGGAGAGATACCGTCCGGGCATCAACTCCAGACTCTCGAGGATCCATCGATTTACATGAACAATCCTTACCTGTGCGGGCCGCCCGTCTCCAAAAGTTGCTCGAGCAATGTGACAGTTACCGTAACAGAGAGCGGCGAGAAAGAGTACGGGAAGAATAACTCTGATTTGGTTTGGCAATGCATTAGCACAATTCTTGGATTTGTGATGGGGTTTTGGATCTTTTGCGGCGTCATCTTCTTCAAAGATAGATGGAGGCACGCATACTTCAGTGGCATTGACAAGCTGTTCGATG AGACGGTTAGGTGGGCTGCGACTGATACTGGACAAGTGGCAGGGGTTGCGACTAGTACTGAACCAGTGGCTGAGGCTACAGTTGATTCTGAGGTCCCACATCAGAACCCTGTG TTGCTACCGGGGGAGTTGTCCTCTGCTGgctatgcgaagattgggctcttcgccctcctcgataagtcccTGTCTGACTGGGCTGTCCTCCATGACCAGACACTCCGGAAGCCATATGCTGAGCTTTCAACGAACAATCTCGACTCAGGTGCCCGGGCAGTTTGCATTAATAGCAAACCGACTGTCCCAGGGAGCAGGCTGTGGTGA